One genomic region from bacterium encodes:
- a CDS encoding flagellar assembly protein FliW has translation MREFDSPRFGLIEVENDKLIVFEKGLPGFPDSTEFIVMDHDKETPLKWLHCVNHPEVAFLIVNPTQVLAGYEFDVPREVLEAVGFDKGTDNPLDLVVFVIMNVDETELTANLRAPVIVHMKTRRAHQIILNNPELPLRHPIEATAPEAE, from the coding sequence ATGAGAGAATTCGACTCTCCACGCTTCGGCCTGATCGAGGTCGAAAACGACAAGCTGATCGTCTTCGAAAAGGGGCTTCCGGGATTTCCCGACTCTACTGAGTTCATCGTCATGGACCATGACAAGGAAACTCCGTTGAAATGGCTCCACTGCGTGAACCATCCCGAGGTCGCATTCCTGATCGTCAACCCGACACAGGTCCTGGCGGGTTACGAATTCGACGTACCTCGCGAAGTCCTGGAGGCAGTGGGCTTCGACAAAGGAACAGACAATCCACTGGATCTCGTCGTCTTCGTGATCATGAACGTGGACGAAACGGAACTTACGGCAAATCTACGCGCACCCGTGATCGTTCACATGAAGACCCGGCGCGCACATCAAATCATCCTGAACAATCCTGAACTCCCGCTGCGTCACCCGATCGAAGCGACGGCACCCGAGGCGGAGTAA
- a CDS encoding sodium:solute symporter family protein, translated as MSFGQLGVIALVIYLFGLIGVAEFARRARRDLSPSDHFLAGRELGVFVLLLTLYATAYSGNSLLGYPGEAYRRGFSWIMATGFMMSIIVVFHALAPRLRLLSVQHGFVTPGDYIKYRFGGDALAKRLLIAVAILMIAALANFLFAQLKAMGELTELVTDGIVPYEAGVVGLALLILFYETLGGMRAVAWTDAAQGILMLVGLVSMLVWLLGATGGLEQVTLTIASLRPEAVRVPDATECANWLSTVLLLGLASVIYPQAIQRIYAARSGTDLKRAFAIMGFMPLTTTFVVTLIGLVAITRFPDLVAAQADTVMPRLLEEWATAGPLASIAAIVVFIGALAAIMSTADSVLLSLGSLIAEDLLGRSRQDPATTKLGKRIAAGVLIAMILLAMNRSISLWRLIELKMELLIQCVPAFMLAMHWKKTRPGPTLLGLLVGTGIAVVCVLAGTKRIYGFHVGVLSLFINITIVWFGSLTPPRVPSLRSGDAAGVQDCSG; from the coding sequence GTGAGTTTCGGACAGCTCGGCGTCATCGCCCTCGTGATCTATCTGTTCGGGCTGATCGGTGTGGCCGAGTTCGCGCGCCGGGCGCGTCGCGACCTGAGTCCATCTGACCACTTTCTGGCGGGGCGTGAACTGGGCGTGTTCGTGCTTCTCCTGACCCTCTACGCCACGGCCTACAGTGGCAACTCCCTGCTCGGCTACCCGGGTGAAGCCTATCGCCGCGGCTTCTCCTGGATCATGGCCACGGGTTTCATGATGTCCATCATCGTGGTATTTCACGCGCTCGCGCCACGCCTTCGGCTGCTCTCCGTTCAACACGGATTCGTGACGCCCGGCGACTATATCAAGTATCGCTTTGGCGGCGATGCACTGGCCAAACGTCTCTTGATTGCCGTAGCGATTCTGATGATCGCAGCGCTGGCGAACTTCCTGTTCGCGCAACTGAAGGCCATGGGAGAACTGACCGAACTCGTGACCGATGGGATCGTTCCCTATGAAGCCGGTGTCGTCGGTCTTGCACTGCTGATTCTGTTCTACGAGACGCTTGGGGGAATGCGTGCTGTCGCCTGGACGGACGCCGCACAAGGCATCCTCATGCTCGTGGGTCTGGTTTCGATGCTGGTCTGGCTGCTCGGTGCAACGGGTGGGCTGGAGCAGGTGACTCTGACAATCGCGAGCCTGCGTCCTGAAGCCGTCCGCGTTCCCGACGCGACGGAGTGCGCCAATTGGCTGAGTACCGTGCTCCTGCTCGGTCTTGCAAGCGTGATCTATCCGCAGGCGATCCAGCGTATTTACGCTGCGCGTAGCGGTACGGACTTGAAGCGCGCTTTCGCAATCATGGGATTCATGCCCTTGACCACGACCTTCGTCGTTACCTTGATCGGCCTGGTCGCCATTACGCGATTTCCTGATCTCGTCGCGGCACAGGCCGATACCGTCATGCCGCGTCTGCTCGAAGAGTGGGCAACGGCCGGTCCGCTCGCCTCAATCGCGGCCATTGTCGTTTTCATTGGCGCGCTGGCCGCGATCATGTCGACCGCCGACTCCGTCTTGCTCTCACTCGGATCTCTGATCGCCGAAGACCTTCTGGGAAGATCGAGACAGGATCCGGCGACCACCAAACTGGGCAAGCGCATCGCAGCGGGTGTGCTGATCGCCATGATTCTACTGGCGATGAACCGCAGCATCAGTCTCTGGCGTCTCATCGAGTTGAAGATGGAACTTCTGATCCAGTGTGTTCCCGCATTCATGCTCGCCATGCACTGGAAGAAGACGCGTCCCGGTCCCACCTTGCTCGGGCTCCTGGTCGGGACGGGTATCGCAGTTGTCTGCGTCCTTGCGGGGACGAAGCGAATCTACGGCTTCCACGTCGGCGTGCTGAGCCTCTTCATCAATATCACCATTGTCTGGTTCGGATCGCTTACTCCGCCTCGGGTGCCGTCGCTTCGATCGGGTGACGCAGCGGGAGTTCAGGATTGTTCAGGATGA
- a CDS encoding TIGR03619 family F420-dependent LLM class oxidoreductase: MKLGIAVRSMGPQATAQTILACAASAEALGLHEIYVQDHIAIPPDQAEGSDGRYLDPLTTLAFLAARTERIGLGTGVLILPYRRMLPTAKAIATVQELSGDRLVLGVGAGWMKPEFRALGIEMRNRGRDTDRVLAFLKRCFDGDEVEEYGQRFLFRPRPTRPPILVGGAPPHALERAVALGDGWMPMARSPDDLIAPITRLRELAAQAGRPEPEVAVLTALPLDDSQRALDTALAYREAGATRLCHASGRYSDAAEFRTIAERLAGKILPVIS, encoded by the coding sequence ATGAAGCTCGGAATAGCGGTGCGCTCCATGGGACCGCAGGCAACTGCCCAAACGATCCTGGCCTGCGCTGCGAGCGCGGAAGCACTGGGATTGCACGAGATCTACGTCCAGGATCACATCGCGATCCCACCCGACCAGGCCGAAGGCTCGGACGGCCGCTACCTCGACCCGCTGACGACCCTGGCGTTTCTCGCGGCACGGACCGAGCGTATCGGACTCGGAACTGGAGTCTTGATTCTGCCGTATCGCCGCATGCTTCCGACCGCAAAGGCGATCGCGACCGTCCAGGAACTCTCCGGGGACCGCCTGGTGCTGGGCGTGGGTGCAGGCTGGATGAAGCCGGAGTTTCGCGCACTGGGCATCGAGATGAGGAATCGCGGACGAGACACCGACAGAGTTCTCGCCTTTTTGAAGCGTTGTTTCGACGGAGACGAGGTCGAAGAATACGGTCAGCGTTTCCTCTTCCGGCCGCGCCCGACTCGACCGCCGATTCTCGTGGGCGGCGCCCCGCCCCACGCGCTCGAACGGGCGGTGGCCCTGGGCGACGGATGGATGCCCATGGCACGCAGTCCCGACGATCTGATCGCACCCATCACACGATTGCGGGAACTCGCAGCTCAAGCCGGTCGACCCGAGCCCGAGGTCGCGGTCCTGACCGCCTTGCCCCTCGACGATTCGCAGCGGGCCCTCGACACCGCGCTGGCCTATCGTGAGGCGGGCGCCACGCGCTTGTGTCATGCCTCCGGACGCTATTCGGACGCAGCGGAGTTCCGCACCATCGCCGAACGACTAGCTGGCAAGATCCTGCCGGTGATCAGCTGA
- a CDS encoding LLM class F420-dependent oxidoreductase: protein MKIGLYGINTGACAEPQTAIRVARAAEDAGFESLWTAEHIVLPDPQVPPSPAPPELAFLDPAVALSFIAAKTRNIRIATGIVILPQRNPVELAKQLASLDIVSNGRLIFGLGAGYLEPEFRALGADFENRGARTDEYIEVLKTLWTQEKPQFEGSFCQFGGIQSQPQPLQKPHPPIIIGGQSPPAYRRAVLRGNGWYGFALDIEATRKALAGLSEAATKIDRPAKLGALSLTITPVGPIDIDQVRRYEDLGVERLVLLAFGKEDAQVAFVEKTGNELVRAG from the coding sequence GTGAAAATCGGCCTATACGGAATCAATACCGGAGCCTGCGCGGAACCTCAGACCGCGATCCGGGTCGCGCGCGCCGCGGAAGATGCGGGCTTCGAGTCCCTCTGGACGGCCGAGCACATCGTGCTACCCGACCCCCAGGTGCCGCCCTCGCCTGCACCGCCCGAACTGGCATTTCTCGATCCAGCGGTAGCCCTTTCGTTCATCGCTGCGAAAACCCGGAACATCCGGATCGCCACCGGCATCGTCATCCTTCCGCAACGAAATCCCGTAGAACTGGCCAAGCAATTGGCGAGTCTCGATATCGTTTCAAATGGCCGGCTGATCTTCGGACTGGGTGCAGGCTACCTGGAACCAGAATTCAGGGCACTCGGCGCGGATTTCGAAAATCGCGGCGCGCGTACCGACGAGTACATCGAAGTCCTGAAAACACTCTGGACCCAGGAGAAGCCGCAATTTGAAGGGAGCTTCTGCCAGTTCGGTGGCATCCAGTCCCAACCACAGCCGCTGCAGAAACCCCACCCTCCGATCATCATCGGCGGCCAGAGTCCTCCGGCCTATCGTCGCGCAGTGCTGCGTGGCAACGGCTGGTATGGCTTCGCGCTCGATATCGAGGCAACTCGCAAGGCCCTCGCAGGGCTGAGTGAAGCAGCCACGAAAATCGACCGCCCCGCAAAACTTGGCGCACTCTCTCTGACGATCACTCCGGTCGGTCCGATCGATATCGACCAGGTGAGGCGCTACGAGGATCTCGGCGTAGAGCGACTCGTCCTGCTGGCCTTCGGAAAGGAGGATGCACAGGTCGCATTCGTGGAAAAGACCGGAAATGAATTGGTGCGGGCGGGCTGA
- a CDS encoding outer membrane lipoprotein-sorting protein produces MECFRTPEIIVGLFLSLCLAAGPTSAEPLKSLEDVDACIHANIPKKTSVQTIEFVTRDKLAFERTTRGKIYARRADDSLRQILMIFTRPQDLRGTQYLMLEAKDHVPDMYIYTRELRKAKRITGRSASGSMFGTDFSFEDFQRMQLLNQPGSSKLLENTVVMDRPAYVIETKPDPSEKSSYEAITAYWDQETCVALKTESYERGHRLRKVLTCDPEQIQQHENIWACQSVLMEDIRDATQTRLLIETMEVGIPIKNRTFSVTGLGKNVR; encoded by the coding sequence ATGGAATGTTTTCGAACCCCTGAGATCATCGTCGGGCTATTCCTCAGTCTCTGCCTTGCTGCAGGTCCCACCTCTGCAGAGCCACTGAAATCCCTCGAAGATGTCGACGCCTGCATCCACGCGAACATCCCGAAGAAGACCTCCGTTCAAACCATCGAGTTCGTGACCCGCGACAAGCTCGCATTCGAGAGAACCACGCGCGGGAAAATCTACGCCAGGCGAGCAGACGACAGTCTGCGCCAGATCCTGATGATCTTCACCCGTCCACAGGATCTGCGCGGCACCCAGTACCTGATGCTCGAGGCAAAGGATCATGTTCCCGATATGTACATCTACACACGGGAGCTGCGAAAGGCAAAGCGCATAACGGGACGCTCTGCTTCGGGAAGCATGTTCGGCACTGATTTCTCATTCGAGGACTTCCAGCGCATGCAACTGCTCAACCAACCGGGCTCCTCCAAACTGCTCGAAAACACTGTCGTCATGGATCGGCCGGCCTACGTAATCGAGACGAAACCGGACCCGAGCGAAAAATCCAGCTACGAGGCGATCACTGCCTACTGGGACCAGGAGACGTGCGTCGCCTTGAAGACGGAGTCCTACGAGCGCGGACACCGACTGCGCAAGGTTCTCACGTGCGATCCAGAGCAGATTCAGCAACACGAGAACATCTGGGCCTGCCAGTCTGTATTGATGGAAGATATTCGCGACGCGACTCAGACGCGACTTCTCATCGAAACCATGGAAGTCGGTATTCCGATCAAGAACCGAACCTTCAGCGTGACGGGATTGGGCAAGAACGTACGCTAG
- a CDS encoding MMPL family transporter, producing the protein MERIIRFISGHPWIVISLAVLVTGFSLTRFYDPYEGRLLVGYDPSTNRLLPEGDPGREFYEHTRVVFGSDETILVVLHADDLFTRQNLETLRILTEKLDQVEGVHHVTSLVTAQSIRGDAEGLLVEPLFYEVPEDPEHIAELRRQALDNPIFAGNLISKDATTAAIQVHFLDFDDADFFERGIDAEIARIAHENKGNTEVWITGAPHIKVANQITQRAELQRNVPLILVILGVVLAFSFRSLRGVLLPLVTVVVALIWTMGVAGAAGRPLNQVTVLVPLLILILGLSYSVHVVSEFFDEVREDPESSAAESMRRALMKVWLPVSLTGLTTAVGFLSVLLTPIAAIREFGAFSLTGVIGSVVASLTITPALLIALGKPRALTRAREEDAREDLFSRFAGIVAEVVLSRRRQVFFAFGLVFIGSIIATTQMRVSSDSIKSLAADLPARTDFEAINEHLDGATAFNVVIDASYVDAFKDPKNVREVEKLAQWLRKHPDIGGTTSLVDFVKIMNRGFNEDNPEYFAIPESKRMLSQLMFFGASDDMERFVDSRYQLVNIVLRTPLVDAADLRVLSGEIEKRLKLLPEHMSATVTGNAIVMQRMIDDLIRGQVMTVGGALIVIYVILSLLFLSPMNGFIALIPNIVPVIAYFGALGLTGIPLSITTSIVAPMALGIAIDDTIHYFARFTEDAKRLADEKRATRHALRTVGRPVTYTTISVVLGFLVLTQSDLLNQVHVGLMGAFTLAIAWLVDFTLTPALCSGLRVVTLWDTLRLDLGDAPQQTIPLFRGLSTAQCRILAQMASMRRVPSGQPLLRSGDEGQEMYLIIDGTLEISIDGQEGRIVLAQSTRGDLVGEVGFYTRRRTADVEVLEDARLLRLTQGSLERISKRRPRLAARVFSNMNSILADRVSNTTDHLR; encoded by the coding sequence TTGGAACGCATCATTCGGTTCATATCCGGTCATCCCTGGATCGTGATAAGCCTCGCGGTCCTGGTCACGGGTTTCTCGCTGACCCGCTTCTACGACCCCTACGAAGGACGACTGCTGGTCGGCTATGACCCGTCCACGAACAGACTGCTGCCCGAAGGTGACCCAGGGCGGGAATTCTACGAACACACGCGCGTAGTATTCGGCAGTGACGAGACCATCCTGGTCGTTTTGCACGCAGACGATCTGTTTACGAGACAGAATCTGGAGACGCTGCGAATTCTGACCGAGAAACTCGACCAGGTCGAGGGCGTACATCACGTTACATCTCTTGTAACGGCTCAGAGCATCCGCGGCGATGCGGAGGGGCTATTAGTCGAGCCACTGTTCTACGAGGTCCCTGAGGATCCCGAACACATCGCCGAGTTGCGCAGGCAGGCGCTCGACAATCCGATCTTTGCCGGGAATCTGATCTCCAAGGATGCGACGACGGCCGCCATCCAGGTCCATTTCCTCGACTTCGATGACGCCGATTTCTTCGAACGCGGTATCGATGCAGAGATTGCCCGCATCGCACACGAGAACAAAGGCAATACAGAAGTCTGGATCACCGGCGCACCCCATATCAAAGTCGCGAACCAGATCACGCAACGCGCCGAACTCCAGCGCAATGTTCCGCTGATCCTGGTAATCCTGGGAGTCGTGCTCGCGTTCTCTTTCCGCTCGCTACGCGGTGTACTCCTGCCGCTGGTGACAGTGGTCGTGGCCCTGATCTGGACAATGGGTGTCGCGGGTGCGGCGGGACGACCCCTGAACCAGGTCACGGTATTGGTTCCGTTGTTGATCCTGATTCTGGGTCTATCGTACTCGGTGCACGTCGTGTCCGAGTTCTTCGACGAGGTCCGTGAGGATCCCGAGTCGAGCGCCGCCGAATCGATGCGTCGGGCGTTGATGAAGGTCTGGCTGCCGGTATCACTGACAGGCCTGACGACGGCTGTGGGTTTCCTCTCGGTTCTGCTCACTCCGATCGCCGCAATCCGCGAGTTCGGCGCCTTCTCCCTGACGGGAGTAATCGGGTCCGTCGTCGCTTCGCTTACGATCACGCCCGCCTTGCTGATCGCTTTGGGAAAACCCCGAGCTCTCACGCGTGCACGCGAAGAAGATGCTCGCGAAGACCTGTTCAGCCGATTTGCGGGTATCGTTGCAGAAGTCGTTCTCAGTCGCAGACGACAGGTATTCTTCGCTTTCGGGCTGGTCTTCATCGGTTCGATCATCGCAACCACCCAGATGCGAGTGAGCTCGGACAGCATCAAGAGCCTGGCCGCCGATCTCCCGGCACGCACCGATTTCGAGGCCATCAATGAACATCTCGACGGTGCGACCGCATTCAACGTCGTGATCGATGCCAGCTATGTCGACGCGTTCAAGGATCCCAAGAACGTTCGAGAGGTCGAGAAGCTCGCGCAATGGCTCAGGAAGCACCCGGATATCGGCGGCACCACCTCACTGGTGGACTTCGTCAAGATCATGAATCGCGGCTTCAACGAAGACAATCCCGAGTACTTCGCGATTCCGGAGAGCAAGCGAATGCTCTCGCAACTCATGTTCTTCGGCGCGAGCGACGACATGGAGCGTTTCGTCGACTCACGCTATCAACTGGTCAATATCGTGCTGCGCACACCCCTGGTCGACGCAGCTGATCTCCGCGTGCTCTCGGGCGAGATCGAGAAACGCCTGAAACTGCTCCCCGAACACATGAGCGCGACGGTTACGGGAAACGCGATCGTCATGCAGCGCATGATCGACGACCTGATCCGTGGCCAGGTCATGACGGTAGGCGGTGCACTGATCGTCATCTACGTGATCCTTTCCCTGCTCTTTCTGTCGCCGATGAATGGCTTCATCGCCCTGATTCCGAATATCGTGCCCGTCATCGCCTATTTCGGAGCGCTCGGACTCACCGGCATCCCGCTCTCGATCACCACGAGCATCGTCGCTCCGATGGCCCTGGGAATCGCGATCGACGACACCATCCACTACTTCGCTCGTTTCACCGAAGACGCGAAACGACTTGCCGACGAAAAGCGTGCGACGCGGCATGCTCTGCGCACGGTCGGACGGCCTGTCACCTACACCACGATCTCTGTCGTTCTGGGCTTTCTCGTACTGACACAGAGCGATCTGCTGAATCAGGTGCACGTCGGCCTGATGGGCGCCTTCACGCTGGCCATCGCGTGGCTGGTCGACTTCACCCTGACGCCCGCGCTCTGCTCCGGCCTGCGCGTCGTCACCCTCTGGGACACGCTGCGACTCGATCTGGGCGACGCGCCTCAACAGACGATTCCCTTGTTCCGCGGACTCTCGACGGCGCAATGCCGCATTCTGGCTCAGATGGCCAGCATGCGACGCGTACCTTCAGGTCAACCACTCCTGCGCTCAGGGGACGAAGGTCAGGAGATGTACTTGATCATCGACGGGACCCTGGAAATTTCTATCGACGGCCAGGAAGGGCGCATCGTACTGGCGCAGAGCACTCGCGGAGATCTCGTGGGTGAAGTCGGGTTCTATACGCGGCGCCGGACCGCAGATGTCGAGGTCCTTGAAGATGCGCGATTGTTGCGCCTGACCCAGGGGAGCCTGGAGCGGATTTCGAAACGCCGGCCTCGCCTGGCTGCCCGCGTGTTCTCGAATATGAACTCGATCCTGGCAGATCGCGTCTCGAACACCACCGACCACCTGCGCTAG
- a CDS encoding carboxylate--amine ligase produces MSYTLSEFESKQLLRDAGIGIPPEHLVTSAEAAVETAEQVGFPVALKLCGRRIAHKTERGLVSLGLADAASVLAEAKRLLAERRPEDGETGLLICPMVSGRRELIAGLIRDPQFGPCVMLGLGGIFAEALEDVAFAVAPLQRGEAEELIDALQFGKILGSFRGEPALDRKKLARILETLGKIGLDRPDVRSIDINPLIVSGQDPTIVDALVELEGSST; encoded by the coding sequence ATGTCCTACACGCTCTCCGAATTCGAATCGAAGCAACTCCTACGCGACGCGGGTATCGGCATCCCTCCCGAGCACCTGGTCACGTCGGCTGAGGCAGCCGTCGAGACGGCCGAGCAGGTCGGCTTCCCCGTTGCGCTCAAACTCTGCGGTCGCAGAATTGCGCACAAGACGGAGCGCGGACTGGTCAGCCTGGGGCTTGCAGATGCGGCTAGCGTGCTCGCCGAAGCCAAGCGACTTCTCGCCGAGCGACGCCCCGAAGATGGCGAGACAGGTCTCCTGATCTGCCCCATGGTGAGCGGCCGCCGCGAATTGATTGCCGGCCTGATACGCGATCCGCAATTCGGTCCCTGCGTAATGCTCGGTCTTGGAGGCATCTTCGCAGAAGCGCTCGAGGACGTTGCGTTCGCCGTCGCCCCCCTGCAACGCGGTGAAGCCGAAGAACTGATCGATGCTTTGCAGTTCGGAAAGATACTTGGCTCGTTTCGGGGTGAACCGGCGCTCGACCGCAAAAAGCTTGCGCGCATACTCGAAACACTGGGCAAGATCGGACTCGATCGACCCGATGTCCGTTCGATCGACATCAATCCACTGATCGTTTCGGGCCAGGATCCCACCATCGTCGACGCGCTGGTGGAACTCGAAGGATCATCGACGTGA